In Drosophila subpulchrella strain 33 F10 #4 breed RU33 chromosome 3R, RU_Dsub_v1.1 Primary Assembly, whole genome shotgun sequence, the following are encoded in one genomic region:
- the LOC119551968 gene encoding probable polyol transporter 6, whose amino-acid sequence MTITYVTAGPDGVDPNAFTIKNREEIYIPKAPPPQPPLQRGSTITNLGSLRQVNKQLNVACAVFFLFVYGGMDFAHSAGWNQTLNTTATPVFKCSWFDGVLVGAAVASQAMTFLPKMTFYVLGGIMQLIGSIIFTCAPFHYGCLLAARYVAGAGIGLIKVPFLIHSAEVASDNYRGVSGSMEQCGLALGIAIQVIYDTQWGKEASVNEVHGIIGIVFSLLGLGMTALSIESPEDLAFEEEIYYVQESQKRTFFQELWSSVVPFIKLLLYRGFVAFSFSLPLSESLIKSTLQTEGYISCWPVTVWGMVLLLGALVAQGFLDKMGRKLLSLVCLLCMAILMLGMAVSYADPANVLLTYYMNQVWKLGVAFQAFAGLFVCSSSVYLGEAFPMKVKPFLLGYIVSFEQTVHIINIFGFNRGSETFFYHYYLSVGIILFVGVIFFGLVIPETKKIKRKRFQRLHNIGLF is encoded by the exons ATGACAATCACATATGTAACGGCTGGTCCGGATGGCGTAGATCCAAATGcatttacaattaaaaatcgAGAGGAAATATATATTCCTAAGGCACCTCCTCCACAGCCACCGTTACAAAGGGGTTCAACCATTACCAATCTAGGATCCTTACGACAAGTCAACAAGCAACTTAATGTGGCCTGTGCAG TGTTTTTCCTCTTTGTCTACGGCGGCATGGACTTTGCCCACAGTGCGGGTTGGAATCAGACCCTGAACACCACCGCCACGCCGGTTTTCAAATGCAGTTGGTTTGATGGAGTTTTGGTTGGAGCTGCAGTGGCCTCCCAGGCTATGACCTTTCTGCCGAAGATGACCTTCTAT GTCCTTGGGGGCATAATGCAACTCATTGGATCGATTATTTTCACCTGTGCCCCCTTTCATTACGGATGCCTTCTGGCCGCTCGATATGTGGCCGGAGCAGGAATTGGATTGATCAAGGTACCCTTTCTTATCCATAGTGCCGAAGTGGCCTCGGATAACTATCGGGGAGTCAGCGGTTCCATGGAGCAGTGTGGCCTGGCTTTGGGCATTGCCATTCAG GTTATCTACGACACCCAATGGGGCAAGGAGGCATCAGTCAACGAGGTTCATGGGATCATTGGTATAGTGTTTTCGCTACTGGGTCTTGGGATGACAGCCCTGTCGATAGAGTCGCCAGAAGACCTGGCTTTTGAGGAGGAAATATATTACGTGCAAGAGAGCCAGAAGAGGACCTTCTTCCAGGAGCTTTGGAGCTCAGTGGTGCCCTTCATAAAACTGCTGCTCTACCGCGGCTTCGTGGCCTTCTCATTTTCCCTGCCCCTCTCCGAATCCCTGATCAAGAGTACGCTCCAGACCGAGGGATATATCTCTTGTTGGCCAGTGACTGTTTGGGGAATGGTCCTTCTCCTTGGAGCTCTGGTCGCCCAGGGATTTCTGGACAAGATGGGCCGCAAGCTTCTCTCACTCGTGTGTTTACTCTGCATGGCCATCCTAATGCTCGGCATGGCTGTCTCCTATGCAGATCCGGCCAATGTGCTCCTCACCTACTATATGAACCAGGTGTGGAAACTAGGAGTGGCTTTCCAGGCCTTCGCAGGACTCTTCGTCTGCAGCTCATCGGTCTACCTTGGCGAAGCCTTTCCCATGAAAGTAAAGCCCTTCCTCTTGGGATACATCGTGAGCTTCGAACAGACGGTTCACATCATCAATATTTTTGGCTTCAATCGGGGATCGGAGACTTTCTTCTACCACTACTACTTGTCGGTGGGAATCATCCTGTTTGTTGGCGTGATTTTCTTCGGACTCGTGATTCCAGAAACTAAGAAGATAAAGCGAAAGCGATTCCAGCGTTTGCACAATATAGGATTATTTTAG